A window of the Tunturibacter empetritectus genome harbors these coding sequences:
- a CDS encoding sigma-70 family RNA polymerase sigma factor → METLRQAVASHESPKSPFLVRPADDSSATRDEKGLIGSILAGNTSLYHDLVRPYETLVYRMAFVMLRNEADAEDAAQETFLRAYRKLASFRSESKFSTWLTSIVLNEARARLRRRKGGLAVSLDSLSNQASLSPARYVCDKQESVLLSLERAELRSQLQRAVADLPAIYRDVLQMRLLDECSVRCTAQALKSTEGVIKARLHRARRMLQRRFDANRTREKTFHAIGDC, encoded by the coding sequence ATGGAAACGCTTCGCCAAGCAGTCGCTTCGCACGAAAGTCCGAAGTCACCGTTTCTCGTTAGACCTGCAGACGATTCATCGGCAACCCGCGATGAGAAAGGGCTGATCGGCTCCATCCTCGCCGGAAATACGAGTCTTTACCATGATCTCGTCCGGCCCTACGAGACGCTTGTCTACCGCATGGCATTCGTGATGCTCCGGAACGAAGCCGATGCCGAAGACGCCGCTCAGGAGACCTTTCTACGGGCGTATCGCAAGCTGGCAAGCTTTCGGTCTGAATCTAAATTCAGCACCTGGCTCACCAGCATTGTCCTGAACGAGGCTCGCGCCCGCTTACGTCGTCGAAAAGGGGGACTTGCCGTTTCTTTGGACTCTCTTTCGAATCAGGCATCGCTGTCACCTGCTCGATACGTCTGCGACAAACAGGAGAGTGTTCTACTGAGCCTGGAACGGGCTGAGTTGCGATCTCAGTTGCAACGAGCAGTTGCGGACCTTCCAGCGATCTACCGAGATGTGTTGCAGATGCGCCTTCTCGATGAATGCAGTGTCCGCTGTACGGCGCAGGCGCTTAAGTCAACGGAAGGGGTGATCAAAGCTCGCCTTCACCGCGCTCGCCGGATGCTTCAGAGACGGTTCGATGCAAATCGGACTCGGGAGAAGACCTTCCATGCCATCGGAGATTGTTGA
- a CDS encoding MIP/aquaporin family protein: MSSSDFRITALSPSASLGEAVKTHWREYVMEFSGTGALMFCICLFGTLLYSNASPLTRFALSRPENAAIMGMGVAGTTLLVVRSPFGRRSGAHYNPAITLTYLWLGRIHRWDAVSYVAAQFSGALCGVFIARQILGISLSSDPVHYVVTVPGSYGREAAFTSEFLLSALLMGVVLFATNHRTLARFSPLLVAAVTVFYFAICSSISGFSVNPARTFSSALFASIWWGIWIYFIAPCLGMLAAAGAYIRAFGPSRVYCAKVFHDLHSTCPFPCRFAHLEHER, encoded by the coding sequence ATGTCATCCTCAGACTTTCGAATAACCGCTCTGTCTCCGTCCGCCTCGCTCGGAGAGGCAGTTAAGACGCATTGGCGGGAGTACGTAATGGAGTTTTCGGGAACGGGCGCACTGATGTTCTGCATCTGTCTTTTCGGGACACTTCTCTACAGCAACGCGTCTCCCTTGACTCGCTTTGCTCTCTCGCGACCCGAAAACGCAGCAATTATGGGAATGGGTGTTGCCGGCACGACATTGCTTGTCGTTCGATCGCCATTCGGCAGACGCTCTGGTGCGCATTACAATCCTGCGATTACTCTCACGTATCTGTGGCTCGGTCGAATCCACCGCTGGGATGCTGTTTCTTACGTCGCAGCTCAGTTTTCGGGAGCTCTGTGCGGTGTTTTCATCGCCCGTCAAATACTCGGGATTTCTCTATCGTCTGACCCAGTTCACTATGTAGTTACCGTCCCAGGGAGCTACGGGAGAGAAGCCGCTTTCACCTCGGAGTTTCTGCTGTCTGCGTTGCTAATGGGTGTCGTGCTCTTTGCCACGAACCATCGGACCCTGGCACGCTTTAGTCCGCTCCTGGTCGCCGCGGTCACTGTCTTTTATTTTGCGATATGCTCTTCCATCTCGGGCTTCAGTGTAAATCCTGCCAGAACCTTCTCATCTGCGCTCTTCGCCTCGATCTGGTGGGGGATCTGGATTTACTTCATCGCTCCCTGTCTCGGTATGCTCGCGGCCGCAGGGGCGTATATCCGTGCTTTTGGTCCGAGCCGGGTGTACTGCGCAAAGGTTTTCCACGATCTGCACTCAACCTGCCCATTTCCATGTCGATTTGCACATCTCGAGCATGAGCGGTAG
- a CDS encoding glycoside hydrolase family 15 protein — MQSTPIADYALLSDCCSSALVNSHGSIDWLCMPDFDSQSVFGRLLDTDCGHWSICPRDIVQISRKYVKEAMVLETTFVAKSGTAVVTDAMALGKGERGHDLGRRSPHALLRSVACTNGNVHVDFEYSPRPEYGLVLPLLKRVSGGLESRGGASMFLLSTPIDLEIVESAARNEFKLTSGQALHFSLQHRSVLDERPPSWSQTEIADHSADTVEGWQTWSQLHQNYQGPWKELVAHSGRVLQALTYFPTGAIVAAPTTSLPESVGGDRNWDYRFTWVRDASFTLEALWVAACPDEALKFFNFLAEAALTQVRRGADLQIMFGIRGEHDLTERTLPQMRGWRDSSPVRIGNGAWNQRQLDVYGELMGAVFLLRQQLNGLDELTGEFLVSIIDAAASHWQQKDQGIWEIRGEPRHFLYSKLMCWVALDRGIQMAELLHAADRVLSWKQTREEIREAILSQGWSQKAGSFSQAFGTDDLDASSLMIPIVGFLPADDARVLSTIEATVTHLTDQHGLVFRYIAQDGLAGKEGSFLLCTFWLAQSQAMSGQLDRAKVTFAKAVGFANDVGLLSEEILPDTKELLGNFPQAFSHIGLINAAWAIFQRESGASEYEPTMTTSVSTV, encoded by the coding sequence TTGCAAAGTACACCGATCGCTGATTACGCCCTCTTGTCCGATTGCTGTTCCTCTGCTCTGGTGAACTCGCACGGTTCAATCGACTGGTTATGTATGCCAGACTTCGATTCTCAGTCTGTCTTCGGCCGGCTCCTCGATACGGACTGCGGACATTGGTCTATCTGTCCAAGGGATATTGTGCAGATAAGTCGAAAGTATGTGAAAGAAGCGATGGTTTTAGAGACAACATTCGTCGCGAAATCAGGGACCGCGGTTGTTACGGATGCCATGGCTCTTGGAAAGGGCGAGCGAGGACACGATCTTGGCCGTCGATCCCCACATGCTCTGTTGCGTTCAGTTGCTTGCACGAACGGCAACGTACATGTCGACTTTGAATACTCCCCACGCCCAGAGTACGGGCTTGTACTTCCGCTTCTAAAGCGCGTCAGCGGAGGACTGGAAAGCCGTGGAGGAGCGAGCATGTTTCTTCTCTCCACGCCAATCGATTTAGAAATTGTGGAGAGTGCTGCGCGCAACGAGTTCAAGCTCACATCAGGTCAAGCTCTTCACTTTTCCTTACAACATCGTTCGGTTCTCGACGAACGTCCGCCTTCGTGGAGCCAGACGGAGATTGCTGATCACTCGGCCGATACAGTGGAGGGCTGGCAGACGTGGTCTCAGCTGCATCAAAACTATCAGGGGCCCTGGAAGGAACTTGTCGCTCATAGCGGTCGTGTGCTCCAGGCTCTTACGTACTTTCCAACAGGAGCCATTGTGGCGGCGCCTACGACCTCTTTGCCGGAATCGGTTGGTGGGGACCGGAACTGGGACTATCGCTTCACCTGGGTTCGAGATGCCAGCTTTACGCTGGAGGCTCTGTGGGTTGCGGCCTGTCCGGATGAAGCATTGAAGTTCTTCAATTTTCTTGCGGAAGCAGCCCTGACGCAGGTCCGCAGAGGAGCGGACCTGCAGATCATGTTTGGAATCCGTGGTGAGCACGACCTCACCGAACGGACGCTGCCTCAAATGCGCGGATGGCGCGATAGCAGCCCGGTCCGCATAGGCAATGGCGCATGGAACCAGCGCCAGTTGGACGTTTATGGTGAATTGATGGGTGCTGTCTTTTTGCTCAGGCAACAGCTCAACGGTCTGGACGAGCTTACCGGCGAGTTCCTGGTCAGTATCATAGACGCAGCGGCCTCGCACTGGCAGCAAAAAGACCAGGGAATCTGGGAGATCCGCGGTGAGCCGCGACACTTTCTCTATTCCAAGCTAATGTGCTGGGTTGCTCTAGATAGAGGCATCCAAATGGCCGAACTCTTGCATGCTGCAGATAGGGTATTGTCTTGGAAACAGACTCGAGAAGAGATTCGCGAAGCAATTCTTTCACAAGGTTGGAGCCAGAAGGCCGGATCTTTCTCGCAAGCATTTGGGACAGATGACCTGGATGCATCCTCTTTGATGATCCCCATTGTCGGCTTTCTGCCAGCGGACGATGCGCGAGTTCTTTCTACTATAGAGGCAACTGTCACACACCTCACGGACCAGCATGGTCTCGTTTTTCGCTACATTGCACAAGATGGCTTGGCTGGCAAGGAAGGCTCCTTTCTTCTATGCACCTTCTGGCTTGCACAGTCACAAGCGATGTCAGGGCAGTTAGATCGAGCTAAGGTGACTTTCGCCAAGGCTGTCGGATTTGCCAACGACGTCGGATTGCTCTCCGAAGAGATACTTCCAGATACAAAAGAACTCTTGGGCAACTTTCCTCAGGCATTCAGCCACATCGGATTGATAAATGCTGCGTGGGCGATTTTTCAGCGTGAGAGCGGAGCATCTGAGTACGAACCCACTATGACTACCAGTGTCTCCACGGTCTAG
- a CDS encoding ligand-binding sensor domain-containing protein encodes MLVALCLLLACGRPAQALNPSTRIAQYGHKIWRIGESGLDSSPKAIAQTTDGYVWVGTANGLFRFDGIRFTHWTPPVGERLPGQDVSQLFGARDGSLYVGTELGLARVTNGHIYDYPEKQRLPRPFLEDSDNEIWMGQGDWEAGGQPRMFCKIGDLHISCISKRDGFGCTRGFSIASEKPGSIWVGSEDSICHWQAGEKPQTYPLNVGHSKSFSYVLALVADQDGTIWGGRRDNGPSGGLLQFSNGQWKSYVTPEVDGRTLSVSCLFFDHDHSLWIGSQSNGLYKLSDGKLDHYDTTNGLCGNSFHSIFEDREGNLWVTTSGGIGEFRDLPVISFTENQGLSGEDASSIAAAADGHVWVGMDHGIDVYQGQDFSHLKSSDSYTDLLYNDSHRRMWATAGEKLLSYRAGNVIEVSGPEGMKIHYAAAMAQDTQHQLWVSDIDQQSREKALYRLDDARVVARFPTPGNQTLFLAPNPEGGLWAGGYVHGLFWFHNGQFEPVKGYNGSVYGLRSDSDGTLWISSVEHTLYRYQNGEARSLTTKDGMPCDTGFSIVDDRVGSHWFYMECGIVRVSDKELAQWWRSSSHLMRTVVFDLRDGVRPGLGGGSTAVTIAPDGRLWSTNGSIVQVVDPHNIPYNSMLHPFISSASSSIARICR; translated from the coding sequence ATGCTCGTAGCCCTGTGCCTCCTTCTGGCCTGTGGTCGTCCGGCGCAGGCGCTGAACCCGTCGACCCGGATTGCGCAGTATGGACACAAGATTTGGCGCATTGGCGAGAGTGGACTCGATAGCTCACCAAAGGCGATTGCCCAGACAACAGACGGCTATGTCTGGGTTGGGACAGCAAATGGCCTGTTTCGATTCGATGGTATTCGCTTCACCCATTGGACTCCTCCGGTCGGCGAGCGGCTTCCCGGTCAGGATGTTTCACAATTGTTTGGCGCGCGCGATGGCAGTTTGTACGTGGGAACAGAGTTGGGGCTGGCGCGGGTGACCAACGGTCATATTTATGACTATCCAGAGAAGCAGAGGCTACCTAGGCCATTCCTCGAAGACTCGGACAATGAAATCTGGATGGGACAAGGCGACTGGGAGGCCGGCGGACAGCCGAGGATGTTCTGCAAAATAGGTGATCTGCATATCTCCTGCATCAGCAAGCGAGACGGATTTGGGTGTACACGCGGATTCTCTATCGCGTCTGAAAAGCCAGGGTCGATTTGGGTCGGCAGCGAAGACAGCATCTGCCACTGGCAAGCAGGGGAGAAGCCTCAGACATACCCTCTAAATGTGGGTCATTCCAAGTCATTCAGCTATGTGCTGGCGCTCGTTGCGGATCAAGACGGGACGATATGGGGGGGGCGGCGTGATAACGGTCCGTCAGGGGGGCTGCTGCAATTCTCCAATGGACAATGGAAGAGTTATGTCACCCCGGAAGTTGACGGTAGAACACTTTCTGTAAGCTGTCTCTTCTTCGATCATGACCATTCGTTGTGGATTGGGAGTCAATCCAACGGTCTTTACAAGCTCAGCGACGGAAAACTCGATCACTACGACACTACGAACGGCCTTTGCGGCAACTCCTTTCATAGCATCTTTGAAGATAGGGAAGGCAATCTTTGGGTGACGACAAGCGGCGGCATTGGCGAATTCCGCGACCTCCCGGTTATCTCCTTTACTGAAAACCAAGGGCTATCGGGTGAAGATGCTTCCAGTATTGCGGCCGCCGCAGACGGACATGTTTGGGTTGGGATGGATCATGGCATCGACGTTTATCAGGGTCAGGATTTCTCACATCTGAAGTCTTCGGATTCTTACACCGACTTGCTCTACAACGATTCACACAGAAGAATGTGGGCCACAGCCGGGGAGAAACTACTGTCGTACCGAGCCGGAAACGTTATCGAGGTGTCCGGCCCGGAGGGCATGAAGATTCACTACGCTGCAGCAATGGCGCAGGATACTCAACACCAGTTATGGGTATCGGATATCGATCAACAATCGCGCGAGAAGGCACTGTATCGCCTAGACGATGCTCGCGTTGTCGCTAGGTTTCCGACACCCGGAAATCAAACATTGTTTTTAGCGCCCAATCCAGAAGGTGGTTTGTGGGCCGGTGGTTATGTTCACGGTTTGTTCTGGTTCCACAATGGACAATTCGAGCCCGTCAAAGGTTATAACGGAAGTGTCTACGGCTTGAGATCAGACTCAGATGGCACTCTTTGGATCTCGAGCGTTGAACATACGCTCTACCGATATCAGAATGGAGAAGCGCGAAGCTTAACAACGAAAGACGGAATGCCCTGTGATACTGGATTTTCAATCGTTGATGATCGCGTAGGTTCACACTGGTTCTATATGGAGTGTGGCATCGTAAGGGTTAGTGACAAGGAGCTTGCACAGTGGTGGCGCAGTTCTAGTCACCTTATGCGAACGGTTGTCTTTGACCTCCGCGACGGTGTCAGGCCGGGGCTCGGAGGCGGTAGCACGGCCGTGACGATCGCTCCAGACGGGCGCCTCTGGTCGACTAACGGCAGCATCGTCCAAGTGGTCGATCCTCACAATATTCCATACAACTCGATGCTCCACCCGTTCATATCGAGCGCATCATCGTCGATCGCGAGGATCTGCCGCTGA
- a CDS encoding sensor histidine kinase, translated as MKARFDERLEERTRLARDLHDTLLQTIQGMKMVADQANDTIHEPTAKKFAQRISEWSERASREGRAALDSLRNSTTEGNDLAAALRASFENCAINRAISVNISVTGKCREMHPIARDEVYRIGDEAIRNACLHSNGHRIDIELAYDNNLLLRIRDDGRGIDSSILKSGKAGHYGLTGMRERSAHIGAKLEVSSSPEGAEVVLRIPGSAIYKKAPASLVMRLLKLIGRMTKRPLSD; from the coding sequence ATGAAGGCACGGTTCGATGAACGGTTGGAGGAACGCACACGTCTCGCGCGCGATCTGCACGATACGCTGCTGCAAACTATCCAAGGGATGAAGATGGTTGCAGATCAGGCGAACGATACCATCCACGAACCAACTGCTAAAAAGTTTGCACAACGTATCTCCGAATGGTCAGAGCGTGCTTCAAGGGAGGGACGGGCAGCGCTAGACTCGCTGCGCAACTCAACGACCGAAGGAAATGACCTCGCAGCAGCCCTCCGTGCTTCTTTTGAGAACTGTGCAATCAATCGCGCCATCTCCGTGAATATATCAGTAACAGGCAAATGCAGAGAAATGCATCCGATTGCACGGGATGAGGTCTATCGGATAGGCGATGAAGCGATTCGCAATGCTTGCCTTCATTCGAATGGCCATCGAATCGACATCGAACTAGCCTACGACAACAACCTTCTGCTTCGCATTCGCGATGATGGAAGAGGAATTGATTCGAGCATCTTGAAAAGCGGAAAGGCTGGCCACTACGGTTTGACCGGCATGCGCGAAAGGTCCGCCCATATCGGTGCCAAACTCGAGGTTTCCAGTTCACCAGAGGGGGCGGAGGTCGTTTTGCGCATCCCCGGAAGCGCGATATACAAGAAAGCTCCCGCAAGTCTTGTAATGCGCCTTCTGAAGCTGATTGGACGAATGACAAAGCGCCCTCTCTCAGATTAA
- a CDS encoding MarC family protein: MLFSKSFILALTALLPLINPIGSALVFLGLVRNEPAEVYRQLARKIAFSTFGFLIVIEFLGSLLLAFFGISLPIVQVTGGIVIAATAWALLFEKDANAANRAKHQEIEGSAPTENEDLNDKIFYPFTFPITAGPGTLVVTITLSAHATASRLIEKTEAYGGIALAAAVLSTSVYLCYGYAPKLIKAVSPATVHGILRVMAFVLMCIGVQIAWNGMSLLGMVLSVHH, from the coding sequence GTGCTGTTCTCAAAGTCTTTTATTCTCGCGCTGACTGCGCTTCTCCCGCTCATTAATCCAATTGGATCTGCGCTGGTCTTCCTTGGGTTAGTGAGGAACGAACCTGCGGAGGTCTATCGTCAATTGGCGCGGAAGATCGCGTTCTCGACATTTGGATTTCTTATCGTCATCGAGTTTCTAGGTTCTTTGCTCCTCGCCTTCTTTGGCATATCTCTTCCAATTGTTCAGGTAACTGGGGGTATTGTCATCGCGGCAACTGCGTGGGCGCTTCTGTTCGAAAAAGATGCGAACGCTGCAAACCGTGCCAAACATCAAGAAATTGAGGGGAGTGCACCTACTGAAAATGAAGACCTGAACGATAAGATTTTCTATCCATTCACCTTCCCAATCACGGCCGGCCCAGGAACTCTTGTTGTGACAATCACACTCAGTGCGCACGCGACTGCCAGCAGGCTGATCGAAAAGACCGAAGCCTACGGTGGAATAGCTTTAGCTGCAGCTGTCTTGAGCACATCGGTTTACTTGTGCTATGGCTATGCGCCGAAGCTGATCAAGGCGGTCTCACCGGCCACTGTGCATGGTATTTTGCGCGTCATGGCCTTCGTCCTGATGTGTATCGGCGTGCAGATTGCTTGGAACGGCATGTCTCTTCTTGGTATGGTTCTGTCGGTGCATCACTGA
- a CDS encoding sensor histidine kinase: protein MKLVGALLIACAQAWLIPSSAWPLDPTRHISQYAHTAWRLQDGFLSGTPSGFTQTSDGYLWIGTQGALFRFDGVRFVQWTPPSGQKLPSENILSLAPDKDGGLWIGTGRGLAHWTGREVVNFGPIARINSVVTDDDGNAWFTRSRTQDNLGPLCEAVGSALHCHGVADGLASPNAGPLAQDTAGNLWLGLTDAFARWRPEASTTFRVNALAAAKGLSGVEAIAIAANGLTWVGMNRSGPGLGLQHLVNGRLKDPVLPGFDSSKLKVAELFTDRAGDLWVGTLDEGIYRIHGDQIDHYDSSAGLTGDGINGFFEDREGDIWVATTSGIDCFRDLPVATFSKREGLSSDQASSVLAARDGTVWVGTVGSLDFMRDGHVSSILPHHGLPGQQVTSMLQDHLGNLWVGVDNSLFIYSNSHFTPVLDLEGKPTGVVQFLTESEDHTVWASPVRTAHLYRIVGFRNGRAFQELDAAQTLNSYHLSAAAGGGLWLLLPSGFTRYRDGQIDAVIQKQTASIGHVTDISEDGPDSLWLATPAGLAAWRQGTLRFLTERNGLPCSAIYAMVRDAHRSLWLYSHCGLVRIENAELERWWAHPETAIETLTLDVFSGAQPAGSTFAPRASRSPDGRLWFSNDSVVQMVDPDHLNLNQHMPPVHIEQVIAHDTLYSVGGQLRLPPHTRDIQIDYTALSFVSPQRVQFRIKLEGHDPDWRDVGPRRSAFYTNLSPGTYTFIVRASNNAGVWNDQGDVLRFVIIPTWYQTLWFPALIVLLAVSLGYTLYLLRVRQYAAAVRIRFNDRLEERTRIARDLHDTLLQTIQGSKLVVDGARDSLPDHNRTWNALNLVSEWLGRATLEGRTALESLRATEFSDLTASLRCVVEEFRASHDIEFLLSLDAVEREMNPVARDEVYLIAFEAIRNACNHSGAKRITVELVSRQDLTLHICDDGRGIPETVLQKGKAGHFGLKGIRERASRLGAKLQIASTPKAGTDISLIVPGKTIFTPQNKSTNQFWRR from the coding sequence ATGAAACTCGTAGGCGCGCTCTTGATTGCATGCGCACAGGCTTGGCTCATTCCTTCTTCCGCGTGGCCTCTTGACCCCACCCGCCATATCTCGCAGTACGCTCATACCGCGTGGCGGCTTCAAGATGGCTTTCTCTCTGGAACACCTTCGGGATTCACACAAACCAGCGACGGCTACCTTTGGATTGGTACTCAAGGGGCATTATTCCGCTTCGACGGCGTCCGCTTTGTTCAGTGGACTCCTCCCTCGGGTCAAAAGCTGCCTTCGGAAAACATCCTCTCATTAGCTCCTGACAAAGACGGTGGGCTCTGGATTGGAACCGGCCGGGGGCTGGCGCATTGGACGGGCCGCGAGGTTGTCAACTTCGGTCCCATTGCTCGCATCAATAGTGTCGTCACTGACGATGACGGAAATGCCTGGTTCACCCGAAGCAGAACTCAAGACAATCTCGGCCCCTTGTGCGAGGCGGTTGGCTCTGCTCTCCACTGCCATGGAGTTGCAGACGGCCTGGCTTCCCCCAACGCAGGGCCCCTAGCGCAAGACACCGCGGGTAATCTCTGGCTTGGTCTTACAGACGCGTTTGCCCGATGGCGGCCGGAGGCGTCGACCACCTTCAGAGTCAATGCGCTTGCGGCCGCCAAAGGACTCTCCGGAGTTGAGGCCATTGCGATCGCAGCCAATGGCTTGACATGGGTGGGCATGAATCGGTCCGGTCCGGGTCTTGGACTGCAGCACCTTGTCAATGGACGGCTGAAGGACCCTGTACTTCCCGGCTTCGACAGCTCAAAACTTAAAGTGGCCGAACTCTTCACCGATCGCGCAGGAGATCTGTGGGTTGGCACCTTGGATGAGGGGATCTATCGTATACACGGCGATCAAATCGATCACTACGACAGTTCGGCTGGTCTCACCGGAGATGGGATCAATGGGTTTTTCGAAGATCGCGAAGGCGACATCTGGGTTGCCACAACATCCGGAATCGATTGTTTCCGCGATCTGCCGGTCGCCACCTTCTCCAAACGCGAGGGTCTTTCTTCCGATCAGGCAAGCTCTGTCCTGGCCGCGAGGGATGGAACGGTCTGGGTCGGGACTGTCGGCTCATTGGATTTCATGCGCGACGGCCATGTGTCGTCGATCCTTCCTCACCACGGCCTGCCCGGACAGCAAGTCACCTCCATGTTGCAGGATCATCTTGGCAATCTCTGGGTAGGGGTCGACAACTCTCTCTTTATCTATAGCAACTCTCACTTCACTCCCGTGCTCGATCTTGAAGGCAAGCCCACTGGCGTCGTGCAGTTTCTCACCGAGTCCGAGGATCACACCGTCTGGGCCAGTCCCGTGCGAACCGCTCACCTGTACAGGATCGTCGGCTTTCGCAACGGGAGAGCATTTCAGGAGTTGGACGCTGCACAAACGCTAAACTCCTATCACCTATCCGCCGCCGCCGGTGGAGGACTTTGGCTGCTTCTTCCTAGTGGCTTCACCCGGTATCGCGACGGCCAAATCGACGCCGTCATTCAGAAGCAGACCGCGAGCATCGGCCACGTAACGGATATCTCTGAGGACGGCCCTGACTCCCTCTGGCTGGCTACCCCCGCCGGCTTAGCTGCTTGGAGACAAGGAACTCTCCGCTTTCTCACGGAACGCAATGGCTTGCCATGCAGTGCGATCTACGCCATGGTTAGAGACGCTCATCGATCGCTTTGGCTGTACAGTCACTGTGGGCTCGTACGGATAGAAAATGCTGAATTGGAGCGGTGGTGGGCTCATCCCGAGACCGCAATCGAGACGCTTACCCTCGATGTCTTCAGTGGTGCACAGCCGGCAGGTTCGACGTTTGCGCCGCGCGCGTCGCGCTCCCCTGATGGGCGCCTCTGGTTCAGCAACGACAGCGTGGTGCAGATGGTCGACCCCGATCACCTCAATTTGAATCAGCACATGCCGCCCGTCCACATTGAGCAGGTTATCGCACACGATACGCTGTATTCCGTGGGCGGCCAGCTACGCCTGCCTCCCCACACCCGTGACATCCAGATCGACTACACAGCCCTTAGCTTTGTTTCGCCTCAGCGCGTCCAATTTCGCATCAAGCTTGAGGGTCACGATCCAGATTGGAGGGACGTCGGTCCAAGGCGTTCCGCTTTCTATACCAATCTCAGTCCGGGAACTTACACATTCATCGTCCGCGCCAGCAACAACGCTGGAGTCTGGAACGACCAGGGAGATGTGCTTCGCTTCGTTATCATACCGACGTGGTACCAAACCTTATGGTTCCCCGCACTCATCGTTCTGCTTGCTGTTTCACTTGGCTATACGCTTTATCTCTTAAGGGTTCGCCAATACGCGGCTGCCGTGCGCATACGCTTCAACGACCGCCTCGAAGAGCGGACACGCATCGCCCGCGACCTGCATGACACCTTGCTACAGACAATTCAGGGAAGCAAACTGGTTGTGGACGGGGCGCGGGACAGCTTACCGGATCACAATAGAACTTGGAACGCGCTCAATCTTGTCTCTGAATGGCTTGGCCGTGCGACACTGGAGGGGAGGACCGCATTGGAATCTCTTCGCGCGACAGAATTCAGCGATCTCACAGCATCCCTCAGATGCGTTGTCGAAGAGTTCCGCGCAAGCCATGATATCGAATTCTTGCTCTCATTAGACGCTGTCGAGCGCGAGATGAATCCAGTAGCAAGAGACGAGGTCTACCTGATTGCATTCGAGGCTATTCGTAATGCATGCAATCACTCTGGTGCCAAGCGCATCACCGTTGAACTCGTGAGCAGGCAAGATCTGACGCTGCACATTTGCGACGACGGACGGGGAATTCCCGAAACCGTCCTGCAAAAAGGGAAGGCTGGGCATTTCGGACTGAAGGGCATCCGTGAACGAGCATCCCGCCTCGGAGCGAAGCTTCAGATCGCGAGCACTCCCAAAGCCGGGACAGACATCAGCTTGATTGTTCCCGGCAAGACGATCTTCACACCTCAGAATAAAAGCACCAATCAATTCTGGCGGCGCTGA
- a CDS encoding triple tyrosine motif-containing protein, producing MSYVLPEKVKFRYRLVGHDRNWIDAGMRRQAFYNDLRPGHYTFQVIACNNDGVWNSVGVLFRFTVPPAWY from the coding sequence TTGAGCTACGTTTTGCCGGAGAAGGTTAAATTCCGCTACCGGCTGGTCGGACATGACAGAAACTGGATCGATGCTGGAATGCGCCGTCAGGCCTTTTACAACGACCTTCGCCCAGGCCACTACACGTTTCAGGTAATCGCCTGCAACAACGATGGAGTGTGGAATTCTGTCGGAGTTCTATTCCGTTTCACAGTACCTCCTGCCTGGTACTAG